A portion of the Phacochoerus africanus isolate WHEZ1 chromosome 5, ROS_Pafr_v1, whole genome shotgun sequence genome contains these proteins:
- the METTL27 gene encoding LOW QUALITY PROTEIN: methyltransferase-like protein 27 (The sequence of the model RefSeq protein was modified relative to this genomic sequence to represent the inferred CDS: inserted 2 bases in 1 codon): MMGGVEIEVGLKTWRPCPHRRMALEEGGRLSEVRARVGASHGITDLTCKLHFYDQWAQDYDQDVAMLQYRAPRLAVDCLTRALPGPPHAALILDVACGTGLVAVELQARGFLQLHGVDGSPGMLEQARARGLYQRLSLCTLGQEPLPSSEGTFDAVLMVGALSDGQVPCSAIPELLRVAKPGGLVCLTTRTNPSNLRYKEELEATLDRLEQAGAWERLVAWPXWSSGNWPPPSLRWGLALLTAMASSLGSSTCTASRRQPGPRE, translated from the exons ATGATGGGTGGGGTGGAGATTGAGGTGGGCCTCAAGACATGGAGACCATGTCCCCACAGGAGAATGGCTCTGGAGGAGGGCGGGAGACTGTCCGAGGTGCGGGCACGAGTTGGGGCTTCGCATGGCATCACCGATCTGACCTGCAAGCTTCACTTTTATGACCAGTGGGCCCAGGACTATGACCAG GATGTGGCCATGCTGCAGTACCGTGCCCCCCGCCTTGCAGTGGATTGCCTCACCCGTGCCCTGCCGGGCCCACCCCATGCTGCCCTGATCTTGGATGTGGCCTGTGGCACTGGCCTGGTGGCTGTAGAG CTGCAGGCTCGGGGCTTCCTCCAGCTTCATGGAGTGGATGGGAGCCCGGGGATGCTGGAACAGGCCCGGGCCCGTGGCCTCTACCAGCGCCTCAGCCTCTGCACGCTGGGTCAGGAGCCTCTGCCCAGCTCTGAAG GGACCTTTGATGCGGTACTGATGGTGGGTGCCCTCAGTGATGGCCAGGTGCCCTGCAGTGCCATACCTGAGCTCCTGAGAGTTGCCAAGCCAG gtgGGCTGGTATGTCTGACCACCAGGACGAACCCATCCAACCTTCGGTACAAAGAAGAACTGGAGGCTACCCTGGACAGGTTGGAGCAAGCCGGGGCGTGGGAACGCCTGGTGGCCTGGCC GTGGAGCAGTGGGAACTGGCCACCTCCAAGCTTGAGGTGGGGCCTGGCACTTCTGACAGCGATGGCTTCATCTCTGGGGTCGTCTACCTGTACCGCAAGCAGGAGGCAGCCTGGGCCGAGGGAGTGA
- the TMEM270 gene encoding transmembrane protein 270, with the protein MEAAPGVRSSLWGTLLVVLKLSMLLVQNRVHLYHVLLLKITLFNRWLSGLSQEAQGSHPPAKITACPVGRALRAGLALIEVPRGLVLRAPRLAWAGMLGWARALGMAPKRLGAWEQLGLSAATWTDVLLSCVHSLMLAALLLLLLIWRLCHKAQCCSLGRLLRKALLENRVVLGLLAPLKRLYWWVESLTALTSWHLAYLVTWTTCLTCHLLQAAFEHTVQLAQAQEAEPQKASSGLLLESLLPEPLAPEAGPVLPEPGTPGE; encoded by the exons ATGGAGGCTGCCCCTGGGGTCAGATCCAGCCTCTGGGGGACCCTGCTGGTGGTGCTGAAGCTCTCCATGCTG CTGGTCCAGAACCGGGTCCACCTCTACCACGTCCTGCTCCTCAAGATCACCCTCTTCAACCGCTGGCTGTCGGGGCTGAGCCAGGAGGCCCAGGGCTCCCACCCGCCCGCCAAGATCACAGCCTGCCCTGTGGGCCGGGCTCTGCGGGCTGGGCTGGCCCTgatagaggttcccagggggcTGGTGCTTCGGGCACCCAGGCTGGCGTGGGCGGGCATGCTGGGCTGGGCCCGGGCCTTGGGCATGGCCCCGAAGCGGCTGGGTGCCTGGGAGCAGCTGGGTCTTTCCGCAGCCACCTGGACGGATGTGCTCCTGTCATGTGTGCACAGCCTGATGCTGGCtgccttgctgctgctgctgctgatctgGAGGTTGTGCCACAAAGCCCAGTGCTGCAGCCTGGGCCGGCTGCTCAGGAAG GCTCTGCTGGAGAACCGCGTGGTGCTGGGGTTACTGGCACCGCTGAAGCGTCTGTACTGGTGGGTGGAGAGCCTGACAGCGCTCACCTCCTGGCACCTGGCCTACCTCGTCACCTGGACCACCTGCCTCACCTGCCACCTGCTGCAGGCTGCCTTCGAGCACACGGTGCAGCTGGCGCAGGCCCAGGAGGCTGAGCCCCAGAAGGCCTCCTCAGGGCTCTTGCTTGAGTCCCTGCTGCCTGAGCCCCTGGCCCCTGAGGCTGGGCCGGTCCTGCCAGAGCCTGGAACTCCTGGAGAGTAA